The Bombyx mori chromosome 20, ASM3026992v2 genomic sequence AAATAGTATTTAAAGAGTTTGCTTTAAtttgtgaaatgaaataaaatgaaaggtTTACAGTTGCCTTAATTAAGTCTCTCATTTTTGACATTTTTGTACAgcatatttgagtcgtctattatcaaaggtggcaatctgtgcatttggacaattttttttattgatatttcaattcagattgatttgaatataatcgtctccttcaaagaatacggttcaaaacctgcattaaataaaggttaatagttaacctgttatttatctaagatgtcgttccgaagagttttgtgactgccaatggaatacaaagtcaataattcgtttttctgatttaccaattattgtccaaaagtcagattgccggctttgataatagtcgactcatttaattTAGTATGAATGAAAGAACAAAAAACGATTTACCTTCAGTTTCTTCACTAACCAGAACCTCCTTCGATTTCTGTTTCATTAAGGCGCCAAATTCATTTTCGGGCAAACAGAACGTAATTTCGTGATTGGGAAACGGTATAGGTTCGGCTTCGTCTAACATCGTAAAATCATATAAACTGCCTAAGTGTTTCCATATATCTTGGGTTGATATCTCTTTGGTAACTGAATTCGATAATTTCTCCCATATACAGGCCATTTGGAAGTGTTTATTTATACCAACTGGTTTATGGTTGGCCATAGCGTAAAATAATTGTATCTCCATATCTACGTCCCATTTTAAAGCGTCGTCCTGCTTTGTTTCCGGTTCTTCTTCACTAGAGaccatttttaattaattgatttgGTTATGAAAGTatgttattcattttattttcaagtaacataatttttatttgttttgttcggTGAACtctttttcatagaatttttttttttggtacatttTTTCGttgttaggaaaggcaaggggttctaagcccatacagccttgtctgCTCTATATATtctctgaaataatttttcaaaaaagccGAAGTCAGGtcttatatgatatatattaatatatcctgaaataaaaatgtcattaaGGCCAAAGCTAAGTCCTTTATAATTTcttcctgaaataaaaatttcattaaggcCGAAGttttcatagataatacacttactATAGACTTTAGATGTCTATTCGTCTATTGAATAGGCAACGGGACTATATCCCATACAATATATCATTTGGACCaaagttgattaaataaaaattataactgGGAACAGATCACGCACGGTTGTTTGGTCCCAATTTAGAatttcctgtgttatgggtaccagaaactgataaacatacttaaatatgtttaaatctATACATAGCTAGATAAtgaacaaacctgttcattacacaatatttttgcGCGATGTGGGAagcgaacccacgacccttagCACAACTGAGTCAATCAGAATTATTTCGATTAAATACTAATAGAAAACATttctggcagtaactggatgcgtagaaccgaagatcgggttcagtggcgagctttgggggaggcctatgtccagcagtggactgccgcaggctgatgatgaagaaaacatttttgaatttcCGTAGAAAAGTAAAAGTGATATAACGTGATAATTTCTTAAAtattctaattctattctattctaataGTATTCTACATTTAATTTTGCTGACTTCCAAAAAAACAGTGATTTACAGGAAATATGGCTGCCTCAAAAAAAGGCGTCTCTAGCTCAGGTAGCACCCGTGTGCAATCATTACCATAGCGCACTCTAGTAAGCGTGCGCTCATGATAGCCACCTCATTATATTTCTCGTtatatgaccaccattttatcgagattatgtttcatcccatatcatctcatcccaTTCAttccatttcgttttcatttcatttcatgccatgtttcatattaatcaacttcatgtcatttcatgatatcattttcatatataaaaaaaaatataaaagattaggatgtatggtatgatacctttgccttttcagttggaaaaataaaactactattacTTACAGACATCTGTCAAAGGTCCACAAATCAAGCCAAAAGTGTTTTACTGGTGCATTCATTACCTTATTTTTTCACACAACCATTAATCtagtaaataattgaaaactggttaataatgttataaattttaattataatggcAAATCACTATGAAGTGCCCAATTGGTATGTATAAAAGCAACATAACCATAAAATAATGACGCCGGGttacttattttaatgaattcctGATGtgcattcaaataaaaatgtattcattagtTTTGTCTTTGTAGAAAATAACCTATATAATTGATAACAATAATATGGCAGTTTAGCAGTGTATCAGTTACAAATGAATAGAACATTTTATCTTATAATTAATGTAGCACTACTGCATGTACtatcaatatatagatacagtttttaattttactttaaaagtcATCTGCTACTCAAAGATTAGGAAGGTACTGAAATATGATACTAGAAAAGTGGATATTATCTAAATGATATTTTGAGTggaatacaaaaattaatattgataaaaaccaataattaatattgattatcTTTTTAGGGCTGGTAAGCCGCCAACCGGACTCCACTTAGACGTTCTAAAAGGAGATAAATTAATTCAGAAACTAATGATAGACgagaaaaaatgttatttatttggaCGGAATCCTCAAATGAATGACTTCTGCATTGATCATGCTAGCTGCTCTAGGGTGCACGCTGCTCTGGTCTACCACAAACATTTGAATAGATCATTTTTAGTCGACCTCGGTAGTAGTGAGTATGGTCgtaataattttatgaataagAATTTGTATCACAAATATGGgtatctatgcaaaaaaaaatgtttcttgaACTAATTGAATGAAGGCCCATAATTTTATGTCATGTTTGCTCACTTGGGCTGAAATTAGGTGTTAAATTGTAGGATATTAAGTTAAAAGTGAATTAAATTTACTCTGACAATATAAATGTTTTGGTGAGAAGCTTCAAGTTTTATAACCTTTGATTTCTCATTCActaagattaataaataaaaagaaaaaaaatgaatcaGAAAAGATGTAATCAATCATTTGACATTACTTCTTAAACTACTATGAGTTAAGTACCATGAGTGGTAGGAGGGCTTATTACAATCCCATACATGTCggtgtcatatttttttacaagaaTGCAGTCACGGCTTCTAGTTTTATGAGATTGAGTGTTCTTTTGtagtaaaaatttaaacatttgcTCCATGCATAAAGGATACGTGCtattagtatttttatgtcTATGTACTAGGCTAATCACTTAAAACTAGATGGCCCTGAGTTTGTTCACCTGTCTACGTGTTTCACAACACTCCCTTATAATTTGTTGTAGAACTATAAATCATAACAAACTTTTTAGCTCATGGCACTTATATTGGAAAAATGCGCTTAGAATCAAACAAACCAACACAATTACCGATCGATTCTAATTTTCATTTTGGAGCTTCAACCAGGAATTATATTATAAGgcaagtacaaaaaaaatattactttttagaaacataaattaaaattaactaactATTTATAAGCTTAAGCAGACATGTTGAGTAACATTTCAGTcatgtgtatattttgtaaaccTACATTTAATTTGACCTTTCTATACATAGgagaataataatatgtatattatatgtatgagAACCCTCATCAATACTCTACAGTTAATCTTAATAGAGCTGTATAACTTGACCCACCCCTGAAAACTGAAATGCATGAAACTTTTGTAACAGGAACAGGCAGAAAGTGGTGTATTGTGTGGGCTCAAAATATGAGGAAATTAGAATTAGATGAGCAAACGAATAAGCCATTTTGAAACCGAACAGCTTATAGTCCATAAGCCGTTCCAATATGTCTGCAATGGATATATCGTCTGtatgcattaaaagtgtacaatttacaaaaatattcaaaattgagttaatatgcgaaatcatttggtatcaccagtatttttctcataaatactgttaaaacagcgtagtttagttttggTTTCCTTTTTTTGTTGGTTTACTTAAATTGTCATtactaaatattaacaaaattaatatgtaCACAATTTTAtcatactttaaaagacagataacgtaactggtacaaaataaaaaataatgttgcaaagatgattaatattaaaaatataacctgttaaacctttaaaacactctcctataaaattagtaagttttgagataatacagttttaatgcgagaagacgatatgatTTATTCTGTTCATGGATTCTGAATTATGAAGTGTCTTTTAATTAATGTATCAATGGTTCACAGAGAACGCCCGACTGGGACATCGCGTGGTATAATGGAGGATCTCCCTAATACAGAAACTGAAGGAGCATTGCTCGGCCTGCCTGAAACACAAACCGAACTAGATGTAAGATTTTGTTCTTAGTATAATTTATGTAGAaaagggatcgcagcgcataaaataaaagttatactattccaaaatcttctattataatagtaattaataattaacactaattttattatgtcttactcatttttcaaacgtcttcgccatcttcaaattctctgtcattctatctgtcattctcttctccctttctttccgttttctctcactcacatcttaacgctccgttccacactcttttcatacgttccgttcttaccaatcctacatttatgtgtattattgaGTTAGATTTCGATTTGACTTCAATACTCCTTTCTCGATTTCATGCTTTGGAGCCCTTGTCGGTATGGCAATAAGCTTAGAATACTGCTACTAAGGAAATGTTATAGATATAGTATTTGGCGTTCATGAAGACCTATGCTCTTCCTCTAACCAATATGTGGTCTGTGGtctaaaattataaacataaaatattttattgaacttAGGTAGCTGTGTAttgttaatgtatttttgtacAATGACTTACAGAACTTAACTGAATTCAACACAGCCCACAACAGAAGAATATCGATGCTTGGTATATCAACCGAAGATGGAACTGATGTTATCAAGGTGAATAGTATATTCTTGTAAAAAAGTGtatttaacattttaatgtatatattgCTGTAAATATGAAGA encodes the following:
- the LOC101738466 gene encoding MRG/MORF4L-binding protein isoform X4, with the protein product MVSSEEEPETKQDDALKWDVDMEIQLFYAMANHKPVGINKHFQMACIWEKLSNSVTKEISTQDIWKHLGSLYDFTMLDEAEPIPFPNHEITFCLPENEFGALMKQKSKEVLVSEETEGTRKDSISALATKTRKESGSSHASTDTPSIKSEKEYDRRRDSRDSNASGPRDGSSGRKSTSHKDKTPKSKISSIAVWDSPQLDEETVSRRGRRRANTSTPPSTTPAKRRRT
- the LOC101738466 gene encoding MRG/MORF4L-binding protein isoform X3, with product MVSSEEEPETKQDDALKWDVDMEIQLFYAMANHKPVGINKHFQMACIWEKLSNSVTKEISTQDIWKHLGSLYDFTMLDEAEPIPFPNHEITFCLPENEFGALMKQKSKEVLVSEETEGTRKDSISALATKTRKESGSSHASTDTPSIKSEKEYDRRRDSRDSNASGPRDGSSGRKSTSHKDKTPKSKISSIAGQSKVWDSPQLDEETVSRRGRRRANTSTPPSTTPAKRRRT
- the LOC101738692 gene encoding nuclear inhibitor of protein phosphatase 1, producing MANHYEVPNWAGKPPTGLHLDVLKGDKLIQKLMIDEKKCYLFGRNPQMNDFCIDHASCSRVHAALVYHKHLNRSFLVDLGSTHGTYIGKMRLESNKPTQLPIDSNFHFGASTRNYIIRERPTGTSRGIMEDLPNTETEGALLGLPETQTELDNLTEFNTAHNRRISMLGISTEDGTDVIKPTTGTKRTVSMPVGVPKKQKRNVSFNEEVDIINPEDIDPSIGRFRNLVKSTIVPNANAVPKKLKLQSAEENQHHHSLRLQEISRGGNLYSDLPAPSSHLSLIGARLGLSLPNPAPEVELEGPEPFMLHAPLPTTAPEEPGSSAGPRKKKYAKEAWPGRKPSLIPGV